Proteins co-encoded in one Atribacterota bacterium genomic window:
- a CDS encoding FtsX-like permease family protein, with protein sequence MFSIRLGLKNLSRQKRRNFITIFVIAFSFFGYLFTESIMNGLEEMSFENIRNFETGDIQIAHPDYWEERDELTLKDLISWDDGLREMISQTPGVTGISPELRFSANLNNGIDEMGIIGLGIVPEDYNQVFQTQDFFIEGSMSALGENKAVIGEKLAELMDLKLDDYIILLVRTKEDTFNTIDIEIGGIIRTLNPMMNSRTVLLPLSTVQQSLNVENSVTMISLKTTPMIEENIIQPLEDNFQEKELPIRAYSWRELAANVIALSTTKKSGIGAIMSVVLLIGMVGIVNNIILSGLERTSEIGMMKALGMKEWEIVFVFMIEALGIGVLGGLAGCLLGYIGVRWLVRNGFYIASFGDWSQYGIPIVDRIYGVWNTQAFAYIFMLGVVVAILSSILPAYWAAHKDPV encoded by the coding sequence ATGTTCAGCATTCGTCTGGGATTAAAGAATTTATCTCGCCAAAAGAGAAGAAACTTCATTACTATCTTTGTCATAGCCTTTTCCTTTTTTGGTTATCTTTTTACGGAATCGATCATGAATGGTTTGGAAGAGATGTCCTTTGAAAATATTCGAAATTTTGAAACAGGGGATATCCAGATTGCCCATCCGGATTACTGGGAAGAAAGAGATGAATTAACCCTGAAGGATTTGATCAGCTGGGATGATGGGTTACGCGAAATGATCAGTCAAACTCCAGGGGTAACCGGAATTTCTCCCGAGCTGAGATTTTCTGCCAATTTAAATAACGGCATCGATGAGATGGGTATTATCGGATTGGGAATTGTTCCGGAAGATTATAATCAGGTATTTCAAACTCAGGATTTCTTTATCGAAGGTTCCATGTCTGCCTTAGGTGAAAATAAAGCTGTCATCGGTGAGAAATTGGCAGAACTGATGGATTTAAAATTGGATGATTACATCATTTTGCTGGTAAGAACAAAAGAGGACACCTTTAATACGATCGATATAGAGATCGGTGGTATTATCCGCACACTCAATCCCATGATGAACAGCAGAACAGTTTTACTTCCCTTGAGCACGGTTCAACAGTCTTTAAACGTAGAAAACAGTGTAACGATGATTTCTCTGAAAACCACCCCTATGATTGAAGAGAATATCATTCAGCCTTTGGAAGACAACTTTCAGGAAAAAGAACTACCGATACGTGCTTATTCCTGGCGGGAATTAGCTGCAAATGTCATTGCTTTAAGTACCACCAAGAAAAGTGGTATCGGTGCAATCATGTCTGTAGTCCTGCTCATCGGTATGGTGGGTATTGTAAATAATATTATTCTCTCCGGATTAGAAAGAACTTCCGAGATCGGCATGATGAAGGCCTTGGGCATGAAGGAATGGGAGATCGTCTTTGTCTTTATGATAGAAGCCCTGGGTATCGGAGTGCTGGGAGGATTAGCCGGATGTCTGCTGGGATATATTGGTGTCAGGTGGTTAGTACGCAATGGATTTTATATCGCATCTTTTGGTGACTGGTCTCAATACGGTATCCCTATTGTAGACCGGATTTACGGTGTATGGAATACCCAGGCTTTTGCCTATATCTTTATGCTGGGTGTCGTAGTGGCGATATTATCCAGTATATTACCGGCTTATTGGGCAGCCCATAAAGATCCGGTAGA
- a CDS encoding ABC transporter ATP-binding protein — translation MPLLELKKVKKVYRQGKIEVPALRGVDMVVEEGEFTTIFGPSGSGKTTLLNMIGCLDTPTEGEIHLNGNRISDLSKKDLAMTRRHNIGFIFQSYNLIPVLTAFENVEFAIRLIGRLSEKEMREKVLKMLEEVGLKGKENRKPGELSGGEKQRVAIARALVKKSKIILADEPTANLDSETAQEVIKNMTKMNQELGTTFIFSTHDPQIMEYARRFINLKDGMISSDKRKD, via the coding sequence ATGCCTTTATTGGAACTGAAAAAGGTAAAAAAGGTTTACCGGCAGGGTAAAATTGAAGTGCCGGCTTTAAGGGGAGTCGATATGGTGGTAGAGGAAGGGGAATTTACGACTATATTTGGTCCGTCAGGATCGGGTAAGACAACACTTTTAAATATGATAGGCTGTCTGGATACCCCAACAGAAGGCGAGATTCATCTCAATGGCAACAGAATCAGCGACCTTTCCAAGAAAGATCTTGCTATGACCCGGCGCCATAATATCGGTTTTATTTTTCAAAGCTATAACCTGATACCTGTTTTAACAGCTTTTGAAAATGTGGAGTTTGCCATCAGACTTATCGGAAGACTGTCGGAAAAAGAGATGAGAGAAAAAGTGTTGAAGATGCTTGAAGAGGTTGGGCTGAAAGGTAAAGAGAACCGCAAGCCGGGAGAATTGTCCGGTGGAGAAAAGCAGAGGGTCGCTATTGCCAGGGCTTTGGTAAAAAAATCTAAGATTATCCTGGCTGATGAACCGACTGCTAATCTGGATTCGGAAACTGCCCAGGAGGTCATTAAAAATATGACCAAGATGAATCAAGAGCTGGGGACCACTTTTATCTTTTCAACACATGACCCGCAAATCATGGAATATGCCCGCAGGTTTATTAATCTGAAAGACGGAATGATTTCTTCTGATAAGAGGAAGGATTAA
- a CDS encoding FtsX-like permease family protein, with protein MFSIRLGLRNLTRQKRRNIATIFIIAFAFFVYLFVESMMDGLTNMSFDNIRNFETGDIQIAHPDYWEEREEMPLENLIHWNNELEETIRQTQGVTGVSPELQFFANLNNGIDEMGVIGMGIVPEDYNQVFETQAYFTEGSMSALSENKAVIGDRLAKLMDLKMHDYIILLVRTQEDTFNTIDVEIGGIIRTLNPLVNSGTVLLSLESVQKALNTDHLVATVSIKASPGKEEKVLQTVNQNFQEENFSLKAYSWQESAQSLINYSKMEKQAVAAIMSIVLLIGMVGIINNIVLSSLERKSEIGMMKALGMREWEIVFVFMVEAIGIGLLGGLMGCLMGFIGVSWLVNQGISFVALYGEIAEWAQFGIPIMDKIYGVWNYATFGYIFFLGTLVAILSSIIPAYWAAKKDPVEAIYRR; from the coding sequence ATGTTCAGTATTCGTTTAGGCTTAAGAAATTTAACACGACAGAAAAGAAGAAATATTGCGACTATCTTTATCATTGCCTTTGCCTTTTTTGTTTATCTTTTTGTAGAATCAATGATGGATGGCCTGACCAATATGTCTTTTGATAATATCAGAAATTTTGAGACCGGAGATATTCAGATTGCCCATCCTGATTACTGGGAAGAAAGAGAAGAGATGCCCCTGGAAAATTTGATTCATTGGAATAATGAATTAGAAGAAACTATCAGACAAACTCAAGGTGTCACGGGTGTATCCCCTGAGTTACAATTCTTTGCCAATTTAAATAACGGCATCGACGAAATGGGTGTCATCGGTATGGGTATTGTCCCGGAAGATTATAATCAAGTCTTTGAGACCCAGGCTTATTTTACAGAAGGGTCTATGTCAGCCTTAAGTGAAAATAAAGCTGTAATAGGTGACCGGTTGGCAAAACTGATGGATTTAAAGATGCATGATTATATCATTCTACTGGTCAGGACTCAAGAGGATACCTTTAATACCATTGATGTGGAGATCGGGGGCATTATCCGAACACTCAATCCTTTGGTGAACAGCGGAACAGTCTTATTATCCCTGGAATCTGTTCAAAAAGCTTTAAATACAGATCATCTGGTAGCCACCGTTTCTATTAAAGCATCCCCGGGTAAAGAGGAAAAAGTTTTACAAACAGTAAATCAAAATTTCCAGGAAGAAAATTTTTCCCTGAAGGCTTATTCCTGGCAGGAGTCAGCTCAAAGTTTAATCAATTATAGTAAAATGGAAAAACAGGCAGTTGCTGCCATCATGTCCATTGTTTTATTGATTGGCATGGTAGGCATCATCAACAATATTGTTCTTTCTTCACTGGAGAGAAAATCGGAGATCGGCATGATGAAAGCGCTGGGCATGCGAGAGTGGGAAATTGTCTTTGTCTTTATGGTAGAGGCAATCGGAATTGGACTATTAGGTGGTCTGATGGGCTGTCTCATGGGCTTCATCGGTGTAAGCTGGCTGGTAAATCAGGGAATCAGTTTTGTGGCATTGTATGGAGAGATAGCTGAGTGGGCACAATTTGGCATACCAATTATGGATAAAATTTATGGGGTTTGGAATTATGCAACATTTGGTTATATCTTTTTCCTGGGGACTCTGGTTGCGATATTGTCTAGCATCATACCGGCTTATTGGGCAGCAAAAAAGGACCCGGTAGAAGCTATCTACCGTCGGTAG
- a CDS encoding TetR/AcrR family transcriptional regulator produces the protein MRKVKKHHERKKEYLEAARKLFFTKGYEQTPVEAIIKEVGLSKGSFYYYFKSKKDLLDELTKELSLQIITKIEEIVGRDDLDAISKLNKSFSEAAAIKFENIQLIKTLLKVLCDEKNVYFRYKIYQKNTDIIAPEFYKIVQQGIKEEIFNTPYPLESSRMIFELANALTERIAKLILEVNEKPENFQKLQREYDNYQLAIERILGTKEGAINFINDNLLKSFIDKITC, from the coding sequence GTGAGGAAGGTTAAGAAACATCATGAACGGAAAAAGGAATACCTAGAGGCTGCTCGAAAGCTCTTCTTTACTAAGGGCTATGAACAAACCCCTGTGGAGGCTATTATTAAAGAAGTTGGCCTTTCCAAAGGCAGTTTTTATTATTATTTTAAATCAAAAAAAGATTTACTTGATGAACTAACTAAAGAGTTAAGTCTACAGATAATAACCAAGATTGAAGAAATAGTTGGTAGGGATGATTTAGACGCCATTTCTAAACTAAATAAATCCTTTTCTGAAGCAGCCGCAATAAAATTCGAAAACATTCAATTAATAAAGACCCTGTTAAAGGTTTTATGTGATGAAAAAAATGTCTACTTTCGATATAAGATATATCAAAAAAATACTGATATAATTGCACCTGAGTTCTATAAAATTGTTCAACAAGGAATAAAAGAAGAAATTTTCAATACACCCTATCCACTTGAATCGTCCAGGATGATTTTTGAATTAGCCAATGCGCTTACTGAAAGAATTGCTAAATTGATATTGGAGGTTAATGAAAAACCTGAAAATTTTCAAAAACTGCAAAGAGAATATGATAATTATCAGCTTGCTATTGAAAGGATTCTTGGGACTAAAGAAGGAGCAATCAATTTTATCAATGATAATCTGTTAAAAAGTTTTATTGATAAAATAACATGCTGA
- a CDS encoding diguanylate cyclase, with protein sequence MEDQEKKSTSKRKIQKYPHEEVRTNEERFRNLTEMLPGIVVESDIEGNITFINKKGIEMLDYTAEELKKKTIWHLLNIPGHGNSKSNAQKLLLKKMKYPQEYYLIRKDQSLLPVEIHSSSIRNYKGELIGFHAILLDITARKEYEDKIKYLSFHDKLTGLYNRAYFEEELQRLNHSRNLPISIIIGDVNNLKIINDTFGHQHGDQLLFKIATVLRSCFRKSDIISRWGGDEFSVILPHTSREKGIDIINRIKKVCQKKSTLTLPLSISIGIATKEHISENINAVLREAESEMYRYKILDRQTTESVMIASLEKALQQKKYESAKYRHNFIECAIKFGKFLKLGKKEINSLKLLATICDIGKITVSEEIILKKGWLSKEEWEEIRKHPEIGYRIARSTPELINIANAILYHHEFWNGQGYPHQLKGEDIPLLSRVIHIVNAYQAMIHERPYRQAMKKEDAIKELKRGQGSQFDPELTEKFVSMVTLSEN encoded by the coding sequence ATGGAAGATCAAGAAAAGAAATCTACCTCAAAAAGAAAGATACAAAAATACCCACATGAAGAAGTTAGAACAAATGAAGAAAGATTTCGTAATTTAACTGAAATGCTGCCAGGAATAGTGGTTGAATCTGATATTGAAGGAAATATAACCTTTATCAATAAAAAAGGTATTGAGATGCTGGATTACACAGCTGAAGAATTAAAGAAAAAGACTATCTGGCATTTACTTAACATACCAGGGCATGGAAACAGTAAGAGTAATGCTCAAAAATTACTGCTAAAAAAAATGAAATATCCTCAAGAATATTATTTAATTCGAAAAGATCAATCCTTGCTTCCTGTTGAGATTCATAGTTCATCTATTAGGAATTATAAAGGCGAGCTTATTGGTTTTCATGCTATCCTACTGGATATAACCGCTCGTAAGGAATATGAAGATAAAATTAAATATCTTAGTTTTCATGATAAATTAACTGGACTTTATAACCGTGCTTATTTTGAAGAAGAATTACAAAGATTGAATCATAGTCGCAATCTACCTATTAGCATTATTATTGGTGATGTTAATAATTTAAAGATCATTAATGATACTTTTGGTCATCAACATGGTGATCAACTTCTATTTAAGATTGCAACAGTTCTGCGTTCATGTTTTAGAAAGAGCGATATAATCAGTCGATGGGGTGGAGACGAATTTAGTGTTATTCTGCCACATACTTCCAGGGAAAAAGGGATTGACATTATCAATCGAATAAAAAAAGTATGTCAGAAAAAAAGTACTCTAACCTTACCTCTCAGTATCTCAATAGGAATTGCTACCAAAGAACATATCTCAGAAAATATCAATGCAGTGCTAAGGGAAGCGGAAAGCGAAATGTATCGCTATAAAATACTCGATAGACAGACAACTGAGAGTGTTATGATTGCTTCTCTGGAGAAAGCTTTACAACAAAAGAAATATGAATCAGCAAAATACCGCCATAACTTTATTGAGTGTGCCATTAAATTTGGTAAGTTTTTAAAATTAGGAAAGAAAGAAATAAATAGCTTAAAGTTACTAGCTACAATTTGTGATATAGGAAAGATCACAGTAAGTGAAGAAATTATTCTTAAGAAAGGTTGGTTGAGCAAAGAGGAGTGGGAAGAGATTAGAAAGCACCCGGAGATTGGTTATAGGATTGCTAGATCAACTCCAGAACTTATTAATATAGCCAATGCTATTTTATACCACCATGAATTCTGGAATGGTCAGGGCTATCCTCACCAGCTAAAAGGAGAGGATATCCCACTTCTTTCCAGGGTTATTCATATTGTTAATGCCTACCAGGCAATGATCCATGAACGTCCTTATCGTCAGGCTATGAAGAAAGAGGATGCTATTAAAGAATTAAAAAGGGGGCAGGGAAGTCAGTTTGATCCCGAATTGACCGAGAAATTTGTTTCCATGGTAACGCTTTCTGAAAATTAA
- a CDS encoding DNA alkylation repair protein — MNSKSIINRIKETLKDNVDDKTKINAQRFFKEQVKVYGVKTSVCSKIADQFWSEVKILQKDEIFKLCEFFLASDYCEEAYIASSWLPRISEQFERDDWVIFQDWMEKYINNWAKCDTFCNHTLGDFLMRFPEFIVKLKEWTFSENRWVKRAAAVCLIIPARRGYFLNDIFDICDQLLLDQDDMVQKGYGWLLKATSEMYQKEVFDYVQQNKTKMPRTALRYAIEKMPEELRKEAMKK, encoded by the coding sequence ATGAATAGTAAGAGTATAATTAATAGAATTAAGGAAACATTAAAGGATAATGTTGATGATAAGACTAAAATAAATGCACAACGTTTTTTTAAAGAACAAGTCAAAGTTTATGGCGTTAAAACATCAGTATGTAGCAAAATAGCGGATCAGTTCTGGTCAGAAGTGAAAATATTACAAAAAGATGAGATATTTAAGTTGTGTGAATTTTTTTTAGCTTCAGATTACTGCGAAGAAGCTTATATTGCCAGTTCCTGGCTTCCCCGTATATCCGAACAGTTTGAACGGGATGACTGGGTAATATTTCAGGATTGGATGGAAAAATATATTAACAACTGGGCAAAGTGTGACACCTTTTGTAATCATACCCTGGGAGATTTCTTGATGAGGTTTCCGGAATTTATAGTTAAATTAAAAGAATGGACTTTTTCCGAGAATCGCTGGGTAAAAAGAGCAGCAGCTGTGTGCCTGATTATACCAGCCAGACGAGGATATTTTTTAAATGATATCTTTGATATCTGTGACCAGTTATTGCTTGATCAGGACGATATGGTGCAGAAAGGATATGGATGGTTACTTAAAGCGACCAGTGAGATGTATCAAAAAGAGGTTTTTGATTATGTTCAGCAGAATAAGACAAAGATGCCACGGACTGCATTGAGATATGCCATTGAAAAGATGCCAGAGGAACTGAGAAAAGAAGCAATGAAAAAGTAG
- a CDS encoding NAD(P)/FAD-dependent oxidoreductase has translation MKYDFDLICIGLGPAGMAVSAMGSEMGLKVCGIEKNKIGGECMNVGCIPSKSLLRIAKYRHSFIKLQEMGLAEGSIAGVKSPFEKINEYLDYIAEEKNMKMFDKVTLILGEGEASFTDPYTVKVGERNITARRIFIATGAEPMIPPIKGISDVDILTNQNIFNLSDFPESMTIIGGGAIGCEMAQAFNRLGTKCIIVQMDDFLIPNGEKAIGDYLEEIFKKEDIEVYNSRKITEIKKEYGSTKLLTEDGLSLSSEKLLVAAGKRFDFSSLKLENAGVEYGKAGIKVDDKYRTTRRHIYAVGDCNGENLLTHAAMHQGMFAIMNAVSPGRVFRYRKYVIPWTVFTEPQVSMVGMKEEELKEKGIKYQVYTAKYENYGAAIAENVREGYVKVLANGWGRVFGAIIVGDGSGEMINEWALIIQKKIRLFSILFLAHSFPTMGFLTKRIAEQWMMAKMKSNVMKNLLRFCYRKL, from the coding sequence ATGAAATATGATTTTGATTTGATATGTATAGGATTAGGCCCGGCAGGGATGGCAGTATCGGCTATGGGCTCAGAAATGGGTTTAAAAGTATGCGGCATTGAAAAGAACAAAATTGGCGGAGAGTGCATGAACGTGGGCTGTATTCCAAGTAAGTCTCTACTCAGGATTGCAAAATATCGACATTCCTTCATTAAATTACAGGAGATGGGCTTAGCAGAAGGATCTATAGCTGGGGTAAAAAGCCCTTTTGAGAAGATTAATGAATATCTGGATTATATTGCTGAAGAAAAAAATATGAAGATGTTTGATAAGGTAACTCTTATTTTGGGTGAAGGGGAGGCAAGTTTTACTGATCCCTATACAGTGAAGGTTGGAGAAAGAAACATTACTGCCAGAAGAATATTTATTGCCACCGGTGCCGAACCCATGATTCCTCCTATTAAGGGCATATCAGATGTTGATATCCTGACCAATCAGAATATCTTCAATTTATCCGATTTTCCGGAAAGTATGACTATAATCGGTGGAGGAGCTATTGGCTGTGAGATGGCACAGGCCTTTAATCGCTTAGGGACTAAATGCATCATTGTCCAGATGGATGATTTTTTAATACCGAACGGGGAAAAAGCTATCGGGGATTACCTGGAAGAAATTTTTAAAAAAGAAGACATTGAAGTTTATAATTCCAGAAAAATAACTGAAATTAAAAAAGAATACGGCAGCACAAAACTCTTAACCGAAGATGGACTTAGCCTTTCTTCGGAAAAACTCCTGGTAGCTGCTGGCAAGCGATTTGATTTTAGTTCCCTGAAGCTGGAAAATGCCGGAGTGGAATATGGAAAAGCCGGGATAAAGGTAGATGATAAATACAGGACAACCAGGAGGCATATTTATGCTGTAGGTGATTGCAATGGAGAGAATCTATTGACTCATGCAGCAATGCACCAGGGAATGTTTGCCATTATGAATGCAGTGAGTCCCGGGAGAGTGTTTAGATATAGAAAATATGTCATTCCGTGGACTGTCTTTACTGAACCGCAGGTCTCTATGGTAGGGATGAAAGAGGAAGAATTAAAGGAAAAAGGCATTAAATACCAGGTATATACCGCTAAATATGAGAATTACGGTGCTGCCATTGCCGAGAATGTCAGAGAGGGATATGTAAAGGTATTGGCCAATGGTTGGGGAAGGGTTTTCGGTGCAATTATTGTTGGTGATGGTTCAGGAGAAATGATAAATGAATGGGCACTGATTATCCAGAAAAAAATTCGATTATTTAGCATACTATTCCTGGCACATTCCTTTCCCACAATGGGATTTTTAACAAAAAGAATTGCCGAACAATGGATGATGGCAAAAATGAAGAGTAATGTTATGAAAAATCTATTAAGGTTTTGTTACCGTAAACTGTGA
- a CDS encoding lipid-binding SYLF domain-containing protein, whose translation MKNNKIIIFCLVMFVVVSIAGTVQAQWTAEETKIERSIAVLEEMAIRKEEGRAFKQLLGMAEGIVVYPRLVNIGWGVGVMFGDGVVLRIDRNSNEWYGPAFIEVKTASVGLQAGIQEITLVLVLMDSEGVNVFKKTDFEIGADIRIAPGPLGDSLQASVSLNDSIYSYSYSEGIYAGFSLAGSVIHADSKANRNFYGGNITAEEILNTKKVNNEVALKMIQTINRINIKE comes from the coding sequence ATGAAGAATAATAAGATAATTATATTTTGCCTGGTCATGTTTGTTGTGGTATCTATTGCGGGCACTGTTCAAGCACAATGGACTGCAGAGGAAACTAAGATTGAACGAAGTATAGCCGTATTGGAGGAAATGGCTATTCGAAAGGAAGAAGGTAGAGCTTTCAAACAATTGCTAGGAATGGCAGAAGGCATAGTTGTCTATCCTAGACTGGTAAATATAGGATGGGGTGTTGGAGTTATGTTTGGGGATGGCGTTGTTCTGAGAATAGATAGAAATAGCAATGAATGGTATGGACCTGCTTTTATTGAAGTTAAAACAGCTTCTGTAGGTCTACAGGCAGGAATACAGGAAATTACTCTGGTCTTGGTATTGATGGATTCAGAGGGAGTCAATGTTTTTAAAAAGACTGATTTTGAAATAGGTGCAGACATAAGAATTGCACCGGGACCTTTAGGTGATTCACTGCAGGCAAGTGTATCACTTAATGATTCTATCTATTCTTATTCTTATAGTGAAGGCATCTATGCTGGTTTTTCTCTGGCTGGTTCAGTTATTCATGCTGATTCAAAGGCCAACCGGAATTTTTATGGCGGAAATATTACAGCTGAAGAGATTTTAAATACAAAGAAAGTAAATAATGAAGTTGCTTTAAAAATGATTCAAACAATTAATAGGATTAACATAAAGGAATAA
- a CDS encoding AbrB/MazE/SpoVT family DNA-binding domain-containing protein, whose product MFNQNRSPPLDDKLLVKLHTLIPLLVVELHQKSYLNIEHEQHHPKPIMEKLDLKKGDIVSFELRDNEIVLKLVVIIDKSQAWFWSNK is encoded by the coding sequence ATGTTCAACCAGAATAGGTCTCCGCCTCTTGATGATAAGCTTCTAGTTAAACTTCATACTTTAATACCTCTTTTGGTAGTGGAATTACATCAAAAAAGTTACCTAAATATTGAGCATGAACAACACCATCCCAAACCGATTATGGAAAAACTGGATTTAAAAAAGGGAGATATAGTCTCTTTTGAGCTCAGGGATAATGAAATTGTTTTAAAGCTGGTTGTTATTATTGATAAGAGTCAAGCCTGGTTCTGGAGTAATAAATAG